A single window of Anopheles moucheti chromosome 2, idAnoMoucSN_F20_07, whole genome shotgun sequence DNA harbors:
- the LOC128310105 gene encoding caspase-8 — protein MLSQEDVNFIENSLSYEDKVSLIFLLYGHRNPQYALQILTVVSRASVSEETSFLVDWMNYVHQSSDWENELLEVLTIMEQNLLLLRAGYDDDELRLKFFPRTAEIACFVHPMLKGLYHFCERLNDENTSKLVNQLQRSTSIPSQQNPCMEIALLHLLCNEGIQLGLKQSGQESNLLVLTAACKAVELYDHSDFLKSIVSHFNRHLSNQNQEQSDASTKNIPNISDVTVGHSPSKSVITKIQTTPSPLESYTFHPERAGIVLLINQFTFYRETNPELIELMPPRPLKDRKGTEVDKKALESLFTEFGYELILEENNTHHQILQAVQHAVQRIKSMHCSLVVCLLSHGQEGKVFGSNSIPVEVKAIQQLMANERLTGKPKLLIVQACQGADLQSAVPIPNHELDGLDGEEKTASVFMDFLVAWSTVPGFASIRHIEKGSWFIQELCAKVRQLYESEHIMDILTAVINDVASKRGYGNECMVPIVQSTLSKKLYFQRRT, from the exons ATGCTCTCGCAAGAGGATGTTAATTTCATTGAAAATTCGCTTTCTTATGAAGATAAG GTATCGCTAATTTTTCTTCTCTACGGACACCGGAACCCACAATATGCGCTGCAAATTCTTACCGTGGTGAGTCGAGCTTCGGTTTCTGAGGAAACAAGCTTCCTGGTGGACTGGATGAATTACGTACATCAGTCAAGTGATTGGGAAAACGAGTTGCTTGAAGTACTGACTATCATGGAACAGAACCTTTTGCTTCTACGTGCTGGTTATGATGACGATGAGCTACGGTTGAAGTTTTTCCCACGAACGGCAGAAATTGCTTGCTTTGTTCACCCGATGCTGAAGGGATTGTATCACTTTTGTGAACGGCTTAATGATGAGAATACGTCCAAACTGGTGAATCAGCTGCAGCGATCTACGAGCATTCCTTCACAGCAGAATCCATGTATGGAAATAGCTCTACTTCATCTGCTTTGCAACGAAGGCATTCAACTGGGATTGAAACAATCAGGCCAAGAAAGTAACCTTTTGGTGCTAACCGCCGCATGCAAAGCGGTAGAGTTGTACGACCATAGTGATTTCCTGAAGAGTATCGTATCACATTTTAATCGCCATCTTTCCAATCAGAATCAGGAACAATCTGACGCTAGCACAAAGAACATTCCCAACATCTCTGATGTGACCGTCGGCCACAGTCCATCAAAGTCTGTAATAACAAAGATTCAAACGACACCATCACCTCTAGAATCCTACACATTCCATCCCGAACGAGCAGGTATTGTTTTGCTGATAAACCAGTTCACCTTTTACCGTGAAACAAATCCAGAGCTTATCGAACTGATGCCTCCTAGACCTTTGAAAGATCGAAAGGGCACTGAAGTGGACAAAAAAGCATTGGAGAGCCTTTTTACAGAGTTTGGGTACGAGCTGATATTGgaggaaaacaacacacatcaCCAAATATTGCAAGCGGTGCAACACGCTGTTCAGCGTATAAAATCAATGCACTGTTCATTGGTTGTTTGTCTACTATCCCATGGTCAGGAAGGTAAGGTGTTCGGTTCGAATAGCATTCCGGTGGAAGTGAAAGCTATCCAGCAACTGATGGCCAATGAACGACTCACTGGGAAACCGAAGCTATTGATCGTGCAGGCTTGCCAGGGTGCGGATCTGCAATCGGCCGTCCCGATACCGAACCACGAACTCGATGGACTTGACGGAGAAGAAAAGACAGCATCGGTGTTTATGGATTTTCTAGTCGCTTGGTCCACCGTGCCAGGATTTGCGTCGATACGGCACATCGAAAAGGGTTCCTGGTTTATTCAGGAACTGTGCGCAAAAGTGCGCCAATTGTATGAAAG TGAGCATATCATGGATATACTAACAGCTGTGATAAACGATGTAGCGAGCAAACGAGGATATGGCAATGAATGCATGGTGCCGATTGTGCAAAGTACATTAAGCAAAAAGCTTTACTTCCAACGAAGAACTTGA